One window of the Labilibaculum sp. genome contains the following:
- a CDS encoding lactate utilization protein, translating to MNNLEFFLDKSALVGNDNQILSSEEFKNLLQKESFEYIDVPSFNQLKDMQAGEAGIKNALVEVDYAIAETGTVVIDSCNENKRLATCLAEKLFVVMPLSKLVASLNDVADFIEERTSDMGGYVAFITGASRTADIERVLTVGVHGPKEMTVYIVNDL from the coding sequence ATGAATAACCTGGAATTTTTTTTAGACAAATCAGCACTGGTCGGAAACGATAACCAGATTCTGTCTTCAGAAGAATTTAAAAACCTCTTACAAAAGGAAAGTTTCGAATACATCGATGTTCCAAGTTTTAATCAGTTAAAAGATATGCAAGCCGGAGAAGCAGGCATTAAAAATGCGCTGGTAGAAGTTGATTATGCCATTGCGGAAACGGGAACGGTTGTTATTGATAGCTGCAACGAAAACAAACGTTTGGCAACCTGTCTGGCCGAGAAGTTATTTGTTGTAATGCCTTTAAGTAAACTGGTGGCTTCCTTAAACGACGTAGCTGATTTTATTGAGGAGAGAACTTCGGATATGGGTGGCTATGTCGCTTTTATTACCGGGGCCAGCCGTACTGCTGATATCGAGCGTGTTTTAACAGTTGGAGTACACGGACCAAAAGAGATGACAGTTTATATTGTAAATGATTTATAA
- the ldhH gene encoding L-lactate dehydrogenase (quinone) large subunit LdhH, producing the protein MKIHDKIQEKINDEVLYKNLKGFATAYKASKDNAYKGLDFEALRTKVHDIKDRDLNKVMEQFHLFKANVEKHGCKVFQAKTGDDACKYIADVMKKHNAKYMVKSKSMTSEEILLNHYLEKEGLQPIETDLGEWILQLASEHPSHMVMPAIHKTRQQVAKIFSDYTGEAVDPEDIKAMVEIARRFLRSSYFKAGVGMTGANVAVASTGTIGLVTNEGNARLSSTVPPVHIVLVGYEKLCDDFNQALDIVRVLPKSATGQTITSYTTWIKGRVPSHKNEDGVKETHYVFLDNGRLAFFEHPKFKEALKCIRCGSCANICPAYEMVGGHVYGDRYIGSIGLILTALYQGDEAAKDILKMCIGCRACSFNCPSGIDLQALISELKLVVGKKYGINPIKKKVFKSLVAKPDRMKSMLSLGANFQFPLTKTNPLNQEKIIGTIPMLPKEMDFRKFPALASKTFSKRFYKDGYDQFSSERKVFFYPGCAIEYFYPEMGLAMVKLLQKSGFQVDIPKKAACCGIPAIASGDPENAKTMIYNTLDNLQEPKNYEALLVLCPTCGGAIKHEFLDFTKEDPNRYKKAAQLGDMVTPIGKFLENNNIRFKVKGNKRVTYHTPCHDSRSLDYSAEAFLSKLIGKQFIPLTDSNVCCGFGGTYSLDFATISNGILTKKIENIKASEAEILVTDCPGCVMQINGGLMHKKVPVKVLHLTEFIEKYVELIGK; encoded by the coding sequence ATGAAGATTCACGATAAGATACAGGAAAAAATAAACGATGAGGTTTTGTATAAGAACCTGAAAGGTTTTGCAACAGCATATAAGGCTTCTAAAGACAATGCTTATAAAGGATTGGATTTTGAAGCATTAAGAACAAAAGTTCACGATATAAAAGACAGAGACTTAAACAAGGTGATGGAGCAATTCCACTTGTTTAAAGCGAATGTTGAGAAGCACGGTTGTAAAGTGTTTCAGGCAAAAACAGGCGATGATGCCTGTAAATACATTGCTGATGTAATGAAAAAGCACAATGCCAAATACATGGTGAAGAGTAAATCGATGACTTCGGAGGAGATTTTACTCAACCATTATTTAGAGAAGGAAGGACTGCAGCCTATCGAAACCGATTTGGGAGAGTGGATTCTTCAATTGGCCAGTGAGCATCCATCGCACATGGTAATGCCGGCTATTCATAAAACAAGACAGCAGGTTGCCAAAATTTTTTCCGATTATACAGGAGAAGCGGTAGATCCTGAAGATATTAAAGCAATGGTTGAAATTGCCCGTCGATTTCTTCGCAGCTCTTATTTTAAAGCTGGTGTTGGAATGACAGGAGCCAATGTTGCTGTAGCCAGTACAGGTACAATTGGTTTGGTAACCAATGAGGGAAATGCCCGCTTGTCGTCTACTGTGCCTCCTGTGCATATTGTATTGGTTGGATACGAGAAATTGTGTGACGATTTTAATCAGGCCTTGGATATTGTTCGGGTATTGCCGAAAAGTGCTACCGGACAAACCATTACTTCGTATACTACATGGATTAAAGGTAGGGTTCCATCTCATAAAAATGAAGACGGCGTAAAGGAAACCCATTATGTGTTTTTGGATAACGGTCGTTTGGCATTTTTCGAACATCCTAAGTTCAAAGAGGCACTAAAGTGTATTCGTTGTGGTAGTTGTGCCAATATTTGCCCGGCCTACGAAATGGTGGGTGGTCATGTTTACGGCGATCGTTACATCGGTTCAATTGGTCTGATTTTAACAGCCCTTTATCAGGGCGACGAGGCGGCCAAGGACATTTTAAAAATGTGTATCGGTTGTCGTGCCTGTTCTTTTAATTGCCCTTCGGGCATTGATTTGCAGGCTTTAATTTCTGAGTTGAAATTGGTTGTCGGTAAAAAATACGGCATCAACCCTATAAAGAAAAAAGTATTTAAGAGTTTGGTTGCAAAACCCGACCGAATGAAATCGATGTTGAGCCTTGGGGCTAACTTTCAGTTTCCTTTAACAAAAACGAATCCATTAAATCAGGAAAAAATAATAGGTACCATTCCAATGCTGCCCAAAGAAATGGATTTCAGAAAATTTCCGGCTTTGGCTTCAAAAACCTTTAGCAAACGTTTTTACAAAGATGGATACGATCAGTTTTCATCCGAACGAAAAGTATTTTTCTATCCTGGCTGTGCTATCGAATATTTTTATCCGGAAATGGGATTGGCCATGGTAAAACTGCTTCAGAAAAGTGGTTTTCAGGTTGATATTCCTAAAAAAGCAGCCTGCTGCGGTATTCCTGCCATTGCATCAGGTGATCCTGAAAATGCAAAAACAATGATTTACAATACCCTTGATAATCTGCAGGAACCTAAAAACTATGAGGCACTGTTGGTATTGTGTCCTACCTGCGGAGGAGCCATCAAGCACGAATTTTTAGATTTTACCAAAGAAGATCCAAACCGTTACAAAAAAGCAGCTCAATTGGGCGATATGGTAACACCAATCGGGAAGTTTTTAGAAAATAACAACATCCGTTTTAAAGTGAAGGGGAATAAGAGGGTTACTTATCATACTCCTTGCCACGATTCCAGATCCTTGGATTATTCTGCTGAAGCCTTCCTTTCCAAATTAATCGGAAAACAATTTATTCCATTAACCGACAGCAATGTGTGTTGTGGTTTTGGAGGAACTTACTCTCTGGATTTTGCAACTATATCGAACGGAATATTAACCAAGAAAATAGAAAATATTAAGGCAAGTGAGGCTGAGATATTGGTTACCGATTGTCCGGGATGTGTGATGCAGATTAACGGTGGTTTGATGCATAAAAAAGTGCCTGTTAAAGTGCTTCATCTAACCGAATTTATTGAAAAGTATGTTGAGCTCATCGGGAAATAA
- a CDS encoding L-lactate permease — MDALLAFSPILLTIVLMVGFNWGAKKALPLSLLLSVVVAYTVWEIDIFHIMGYSVFGFLKALDILIIIFGAILILNTMKLSGAMTTINNGFNGITTDRRIQAIIIGFMFGAFIEGAAGFGTPAALAGPLLVGLGFPPLAAAMVALIFNSVPVPFGAVGTPISGGAMVTLEQNLHNIGANPDVFKMALTEWIAIPNALVGIFIPLLGIMIMTKFFGKEKSIKPALAAAPFAIFAGLAFAIPYVLIASTLGPDLPSLLGAFIGLGIIIFAAKRGFLMPKTSWDFPPKSEWEENWKSNDSNGDTGEAKMGLVKAWMPYVLIAVILVVTRIPSLGLKGWLASQTLTLSNLFGIDGLTYVLKWAYLPGTIPFILVAVITNFMHKMSVKQVVSSWKTTFKQITGAAIALFAGVAMVQLMLKSGTNGAGMDSMLTTMATAIADLSGNAYPIIAPIVGILGSFMSGSATVSNLLFASLQFETATILGIPQVLIVSVQTIGAALGNMICVNNVVAVCATVGCIGAEGTIIRRNSIPAFIYYLMVMIIVVVLISSGFNPLPL; from the coding sequence ATGGACGCATTATTAGCTTTTTCGCCTATTTTATTAACCATCGTTCTGATGGTAGGCTTCAATTGGGGAGCAAAAAAGGCTTTGCCTTTATCACTGCTGTTATCGGTGGTAGTTGCCTACACAGTATGGGAAATTGATATATTCCACATCATGGGCTATTCAGTTTTTGGTTTTCTGAAAGCATTGGATATTTTAATCATTATTTTTGGTGCCATTCTTATTTTGAATACCATGAAGTTGTCGGGAGCAATGACAACGATCAATAATGGATTTAATGGAATTACCACCGACAGAAGAATTCAGGCCATTATTATAGGTTTCATGTTCGGAGCATTTATTGAAGGTGCTGCCGGATTTGGAACTCCTGCGGCTCTGGCCGGTCCTTTGTTGGTCGGACTCGGATTTCCTCCTTTGGCTGCCGCAATGGTTGCTTTAATTTTTAATTCGGTACCAGTGCCTTTCGGAGCTGTAGGAACGCCAATCAGTGGTGGTGCTATGGTTACTTTGGAGCAAAACTTACACAATATCGGAGCAAATCCTGATGTGTTTAAAATGGCCTTAACCGAATGGATTGCTATTCCAAACGCTTTGGTTGGTATTTTTATTCCTTTGCTTGGAATCATGATTATGACTAAGTTTTTTGGCAAAGAAAAATCGATTAAGCCTGCATTGGCAGCAGCTCCGTTTGCAATTTTTGCCGGTTTGGCTTTCGCAATTCCTTACGTATTAATCGCTTCAACTCTTGGACCGGATCTTCCATCATTACTAGGCGCATTTATTGGTCTTGGAATTATCATTTTTGCGGCAAAAAGAGGTTTCCTTATGCCTAAAACGTCATGGGATTTTCCTCCAAAATCAGAGTGGGAAGAAAATTGGAAATCTAATGATTCCAATGGTGATACCGGTGAAGCAAAAATGGGATTGGTTAAAGCATGGATGCCATACGTATTAATTGCGGTTATTTTAGTAGTTACCCGTATTCCATCTTTAGGTTTAAAAGGATGGTTGGCATCTCAGACACTAACACTTTCGAATCTTTTTGGTATTGATGGTTTAACATACGTGTTGAAGTGGGCTTATTTGCCGGGAACTATCCCTTTTATTTTGGTTGCAGTGATCACAAATTTTATGCATAAAATGTCGGTAAAACAGGTTGTTTCTTCATGGAAAACAACTTTTAAACAAATTACCGGTGCTGCAATAGCATTATTTGCCGGTGTTGCAATGGTTCAGCTAATGCTGAAATCGGGAACGAACGGAGCAGGAATGGATAGTATGTTAACTACTATGGCTACTGCAATTGCTGATTTATCGGGAAATGCATATCCAATAATTGCACCTATCGTAGGTATTTTAGGTTCTTTTATGTCAGGATCGGCTACAGTTTCCAATCTGCTGTTTGCTTCACTTCAGTTCGAAACAGCTACTATTTTGGGTATTCCTCAGGTATTAATTGTTTCAGTTCAAACCATTGGTGCGGCTTTAGGAAATATGATTTGTGTGAACAATGTGGTTGCTGTATGTGCTACCGTTGGTTGTATTGGTGCAGAGGGAACAATCATTAGAAGAAACTCGATACCAGCCTTTATTTACTATTTAATGGTGATGATAATTGTTGTTGTATTAATTTCATCAGGCTTTAATCCTTTGCCATTGTAA